One window of Penaeus chinensis breed Huanghai No. 1 chromosome 34, ASM1920278v2, whole genome shotgun sequence genomic DNA carries:
- the LOC125043807 gene encoding L-proline trans-4-hydroxylase-like, which produces MSDSEFFYDPATWSVSKQMVEAYEKNGYVLVRNMLSEAEIQKLRTAVESSKGIQRHAYGRSDGDRKSRMCVWNHPGDDITGVLARSPRVAGTVRELMGGDEIYHYHSKLMMKDAKSGGAFLWHQDYGYWYFNGCLYPEMASVFIPVDDCVKENGCLQVLVGSHKLGRVDHKTIGEQLGADPERVEQAKLALEHVHVEMKAGDMLFFHCNLLHTSNQNSSDLRRWVFIVAFNKKANDPYIEHHHPQYTPLKMVDDSELLKCDVIENLEGKWFMNPTEDTSFKAGDKKFH; this is translated from the exons ATGTCGg ATTCGGAGTTTTTCTACGACCCGGCCACTTGGTCGGTTAGTAAACAAATGGTAGAAGCATACGAGAAAAATGGATACGTTTTAGTCAG gaacatgCTAAGCGAAGCCGAGATTCAGAAGCTCCGAACAGCCGTGGAGAGCAGCAAGGGAATCCAGAGGCACGCATACGGACGAAGCGACGGGGACAGAAAGAGTCGAATGTGCGTCTGGAATCACCCTGGGGACGACATCACGGGggtcctcgctcgctctcccagGGTGGCGGGGACCGTGcgggag CTTATGGGCGGAGACGaaatttatcattaccatagcaAACTCATGATGAAGGATGCCAAGAGCGGAGGGGCGTTCTTGTGGCACCAGGATTATGG gtACTGGTACTTCAATGGCTGCCTGTACCCGGAGATGGCCTCCGTCTTCATCCCCGTCGACGACTGCGTGAAGGAAAACGGCTGCTTGCAAGTGCTTGTCGGATCTCACAAGCTGGGGAGGGTCGATCACAAGACCATCGGGGAACAGCTCGGCGCCGATCCGGAGCGGGTCGAGCAG GCAAAGCTCGCCCTCGAACACGTCCACGTAGAAATGAAGGCCGGGGACATGCTCTTCTTCCACTGCAACTTACTCCACACTTCGAACCAGAACAGCTCGGACCTGCGACGCTGGGTGTTCATCGTGGCTTTCAACAAGAAGGCCAACGACCCTTACATAGAGCATCACCATCCTCAGTACACGCCGCTGAAGATG GTGGATGACAGCGAGCTCCTGAAGTGTGACGTGATAGAGAACCTCGAAGGCAAATGGTTCATGAATCCTACTGAAGATACTTCGTTCAAGGCAGGAGACAAAAAATTCCACTAG